The genomic stretch AAGCTAAAGAAAAGATTTATTAGACACAACCATACATCATTATAAGACACTATGCATTGTTAGTCTTGCATCTCCTAGCAATCTCTCATCTTGAacctcaaccaaaaaaaaaaaaaatcatgacaACCTCAAATCCAACTTAAAACTTCCATTTAAGTTTGCCACTAGAGTTGGTATTTACAATATGGGCAACGGTTTTCTCTCAAGCCCATGAGTgtagagtcttttttttttttttttttatgttttttgagAGGGCATGTCAAGAAATCTGCATGCTTACAATATTTATCTGATGAATTTCTTCTCTCCTTGCAAGGCATCTTGATCAACCACCATTGATACCACCCCATCAACAACCCTTTTACTCTTCACAACCACCACATTATTGGAAACATTTGTGATGGCATGCGATACAAAATCGGAGTTCCCTTGAGAGTAAAACGAGTACTGGAAATGATTTATACGGTTTGGAAACACCAACATCGACGAGAAGTCGGCCACCCACTTAGTCCCTTTTCCGGCGACTGTCAATCTCCCGACCGTCGTCTTTAATTTCATGCCATTGACATTGTTCCTATCAATCACAACTTGATCAATGTTCCTAAATTTCCCATCCAATTTCACAATAGGAACCATATTTTTAGGATCCCCAGTGAACATGTTATTCAATATATTTACTCCTGATATCTGTCCCTTGATGGATTTCAACACAATATTAGCATCCCCTAAGAAGAATGCATTACTAACATGGACTTGAACTGGGTCTTCCATCACTATACCTGTATAGTCTAAGTAACAATTATCTATCCTAGTTTGTGACAACCCTCCCAACTTTACTAGTATGCCTATACCACCAAAGCCTGTGGCCTTATTGTAACAATGTACCCCGGTGAGAATGTTAGCCTGACCACGTAAGATAATTCCGGTTGCCGCCGAGAAGATGGCAACATCAGTGACTGCATTATCATTACTGGCAAGATCAATTGCGGTACCGGAGAACCATTTCTCGCCTTTGTCACCGCCGACTGTCGGGTGCTGGCCAAGGAAAGAACTTGAGATGAAGGTCTCATGGCCATTTTCTACTCGGATGCCTTGAGTGGTGAAGTGGATGAAGAAACAATTGTCGATACGGATTCGGGCTGAATCTTTTGTGTAGATTCCACCTCCTTGGAGATTTGAATCCAAGAGGAGGTCCCGGAAGGTGATATCCTCATAGTAGATTCCAGCATTGTTAGCACCAGTTTTTCCAGAATTGTGAGACCATAATTCAATGAGATGCCTCTGACCAGGGAAGGTCTTGGAAGCTCTCAGGGTCCCTCTTTGTACCTGAAAATTTTCCACCACCACAATCACAATAGTAGCTTAGTAAAGCAATACTACTTTCCAACCTTGGTGAAGTTTTATTACTATAGACTTTCTGGTTGGTTTGTTCAATTTCCACCCCCACCCTCAAACAACACCCAACCCTATCATTTTGGTGCTAAGTTGTCAAGTTAGTATTAAGGACTAGGTTTTCCTTCAACAGTGGAGTAGAGAAATCTCTTCTCCACTGGTAATGTGACCATGTGATAGAACTCTTGGATCGTCGACATTGCACTCCTTCCCCTTATTGGGGGAGTCGAAATTATCCCCCTTTAATGCTATCACATGGTACCACTAGGAGTAGATATGGAGATTCTCTCCACCATTGGTGCGGAGAAACTCAATCCTATTGTTATTctatgaaaagaaaatagattcaTTTGACCCCACTTATTCAATCAAGTCCTACTTCCAAAGGAAATAAAGTTCAGCCACTTCACTGAGGTTATTTGTTTCGTTACTCAAATCCATGATCAATTGGgccacaatggagcaaccttattaGTGCACCCAGGCCCACCCttcaggaagaaaagaaaataccaTGTGGGCTGCTACATCGCTACACAATATGAGAAGTTTGAATGCTTTGTTCGAGCAACCTGTAGTTGAAAATGCCAGTTAGTCTATATGTAGAAGCTCCCCTCCTGACCTCCCTGGTCCTTCTTCACTGTATCTCATTGTTTTTACTCCTTTAATTGTTAGTGATGAGAATTATTAGGGTTATAGAAACTTCTTTGTAAACAGAGAGAGAGCTTGTATACTAATTtttattaaggaaaaagaaaactgcCCGATCATGACCCCTATGCCCAAACATAGGGGTGCACGAAATTATAATTCTAcccctatgaaataaaaaattctcatttATGTTACCACCCCTAAGCGTGCTTTCATTAGCCCCGCACTGGTGTAAGGGCTTGCGACCAGGCTGCGATCTCTTGTCCTCCCTATTATTAATAAAACTGCTCTCAACTCACCTGTAAATATAGGCACTTTGTCAAACCACATataatcttgtgttgtggttgtatagttgctctttcttttgtttttattactttttctgCATCCTATGTAGGTTTTAGTTTCTACTATCTAcacaattccccccccccccaaccaacacacacgagagagagagagagagagagagagagagatgtttgaGTTCTTACCACAACATTGCCCATGCTGGAAGCAGGAAAACGAATGGGTTTGCTAATAGAGTAGTTACCACCTTGGAAATCAATGACTACACCACCAAGATCAGAGACCCCAGGAAGCAACACCGACCCACGCTTCCCCACTTGAAACACATCCTTCAAAGCATCCAAAATGGCTTCACTACTGTCCTTCTCCCCACTCGGGTCTGCTCCATATCCAATCGGATAGAAAACCCTTCCATCCTGATGTCATTATATAAAAAACACAACCATAaatcaacaaaagaagaagagtgtATACAGTGCACGAGGCTTCTTTCATTGTAGAGTCtcggggagggtcataataatCAACTCAAGGTGACAATGGAACAATCTTACTATTGTGCCGAGGTCCACCCTCATTCAACAAAAGAAGGAAGACTTAAAAAGAATTCCATGGGTGGTTTCAAGAGAGGAGCCAACCTTCTTAACCTTGGTGCTTTCGCTACCCTTGTGGCTGTTCACGACCGCCTTCGACCGAGCTGCCGCTGTCTTCAAGAACTTGTCGTGGTGTTCTTTGAAGGTCCTTTGAGGTGGTGGGAGCTTGCATTTAGCTTCCTGTATcagaagaaatagaaacagtAGGAGGAAACACAAAGCTTTAATGGGTACTCCGGTTTTGCCACTTCTTGTTGAAGGGATCACCATTAGGAGAGGTAGAGAGATGGGAAAAGAGGTTCATGAGGGCTTAAGGTGGTGGGTCTTGGTTTTTATTAGGGATGAGAGGGAGTGAGTTTCGTTTCAAATCAACCGTTGTGGCTTATTTTGAAACTGGTAAATAGACTTGGTCTACCTACCTAAAAGTATAAGAGGCCAAAATTGAAAAGCAAAATTGAGGATAAATGGCCTGTAATTTTGTGAATATTGAAGAAAGGGTTACAAGGGTTACTATTAATCTCAGAGACAGCTTCCCTTTAAGTGGAAAAAGATAATCAACAGTCCGAGATATCTGACCAAGAATTAAAATTCATTTAATTCATCTCAATTACATTGAGTCCTAAGGAAGGATATATAGAGGAAGAGAGATACTACACTTTAGAAGTAGAtaaggaaagataactaatagtAATAAGGTAATTTAAGATGAATTTTACTCggaaaaaatgattaaaaaaaagtgaattattattatcacaAATGCCTGTTATTTTTTTGAGGTCACAAAAAATCTATTCTGTCCCGTTAGACAAATAATATGTTTATTCTGACTGTTGGATAGAGGAAATATGGTCAAGATTAGTCACTTGTCAAGTTtcaaagtctaattcaatcaaatacccatTTTTGTATTAACACACATCCCGTATGTGTCCGATTATGTTATCAATATTCAAACAATGTTGTGCACTCTCCAATTTCTTAGTATGGACAGaagttcaaattttaaaaaatatatagcaATAATAAAGATAAAATATATGACTCATattagttttgtgattttcgaAAACAATGACTTTCTATTGTTACAAGAAtaactacccaaaaaaaaaaaaaaaatgaaagaacaatGAGAGACATTGATACCATAAGCGAGGATAGATATATTAAGAGCAGAGATTCTAGGAAAACAATCCACCGCTTGCACATATGGTCCCCCATGCTCACCAAGGGAGGAAGAACAGAAATCCTGATGACTCTCAAGCCACTCCTGCTCTGTTACCAATTTAAGTTCTAGACATTAACTAAGCAATAGGACTGGTGaaaagggaggaaagaggagttgaagaagagaactgaagaggaagatgagaaaAGGGAAAGCGTTGGTAAACATCCCTATTCGACtgctctctcttattttctgtttcaaaggaaaaaatacaTCATTGACATTCACTACTTACATCCCCAAATACAAATTAAACTGAGATTTCAAGAATACCATCATGCAACTAACATAGCCATCAAGAATTACAGTTTATAAGATCTTTTAGCTGTAAAGATGCTGCCGTTATGCCAGACGAAATGCACCACACTGGGATGACAAGAAGGATTACATCATAGAGAAACAAGAACTcaaaaaatacaaatacaaggaaAGCAAAATATCATCAAGTTTACAGGT from Macadamia integrifolia cultivar HAES 741 chromosome 11, SCU_Mint_v3, whole genome shotgun sequence encodes the following:
- the LOC122092659 gene encoding polygalacturonase QRT3: MVIPSTRSGKTGVPIKALCFLLLFLFLLIQEAKCKLPPPQRTFKEHHDKFLKTAAARSKAVVNSHKGSESTKVKKDGRVFYPIGYGADPSGEKDSSEAILDALKDVFQVGKRGSVLLPGVSDLGGVVIDFQGGNYSISKPIRFPASSMGNVVVQRGTLRASKTFPGQRHLIELWSHNSGKTGANNAGIYYEDITFRDLLLDSNLQGGGIYTKDSARIRIDNCFFIHFTTQGIRVENGHETFISSSFLGQHPTVGGDKGEKWFSGTAIDLASNDNAVTDVAIFSAATGIILRGQANILTGVHCYNKATGFGGIGILVKLGGLSQTRIDNCYLDYTGIVMEDPVQVHVSNAFFLGDANIVLKSIKGQISGVNILNNMFTGDPKNMVPIVKLDGKFRNIDQVVIDRNNVNGMKLKTTVGRLTVAGKGTKWVADFSSMLVFPNRINHFQYSFYSQGNSDFVSHAITNVSNNVVVVKSKRVVDGVVSMVVDQDALQGEKKFIR